The Anabas testudineus chromosome 15, fAnaTes1.2, whole genome shotgun sequence DNA segment GGTTATAGATACtaccacaaacagcagcactacaccaacaacaccagcagcaaaaacaacaaaatgcagcCCTGCACAGCCTGGCAGTGACACTGGCTATACCAGTACCGATGCCCTCGCCTGTGAAGCCATAGCTGAGACGGCCTCTTCATGCACAATCACAGCCTCTAAAGTTGATCCCAAATTACGCACTCCTATAAAAATGGGCATAGCGGCTTCCATTACTGTAAAAAAAGACTCAGGAGATCTCAGTGATTGTAAAGCTGAGATGTCAGCGGGTCAGATGGTGCCAGAATATATCAGTATAGAGGGTCAGTGTACAGAGAGTCAGTCTAGCAGCCACACTGAACCCAAGGTGGAAAGAAGAGATTACCCTTCAgaaaactgcaacaacaacaataatctTGAATCCTCCAGTGTTCAGGCCAACTATATTCAGTGTGGTAGTGTGGTGTTTAATTTACAATCCTCCTCTGAGCCCACCCTCCAAAAAGCTAGTAGAATAGAAACACTAGGCTGTAGGGATTTAGAAGAGAAAGTGGATGTACACATCAGCAGTCAAGTACAAGAACAGAAAAGTGAAACAACTAAAGAAGGTGAAGTGAAACAGCCCAAGTCTAGGCTTCCAGTTAAAGCATCAGGGTGGTCATTTGCTGCACAGGGGACAGCAATAGGCAAACAGAAGCCTAAACAAGCAGTGAAAGTTGAGGtcagaaaaagaggagagcCAGCCATAGCCAAAGTAGAGCCTAGGTCTAGAATACCAATAAAGGATGTTAAAAAGAGCAGCCCTGCAGCCACAGCTAGCTCAGTTGTTTCAGTTCGGGTTACCTCACAACCCACAAGGGCACTGGACACAGAGAGAGCCGCCATACAGTTGCCCTCAAGGTTACCACTAAAGGACAGGCATCAGGTCAGCAATGTCACAAGTGAAGCAGCAGGTAGACAGGAAAACCCTAGTGAGGTTTGTAAGCGCACCATTGAATATTTTAAAGGCATTAGCGGGGAGACGCTAAAGTTGGTGGACTACCTGTCAGACGAGGAGAAAAAGACGCAGACAGAGCAGTCGGAGGAAGACAGCACCTCCCGGAGCACCTCTCTGTCGGACGCCTCCCAGCCTTCCCAGCCCTCCCGCTCATCCAGGTCTGGTAGAGGTTCGAGGGCTGAGGCCGGGGCCGCGTCCGTAAGGGCAAAGGTGGCGGCGACGGACAGGGCCTCCGGCAgtgagaggagcaggaggagtaGGCGGACTGGTGGGAAGGAGGGCAGTCAGGGACTCACAGGGTCTCGAACGCCTCCCATCGCGGAGATCAAGCCTAGTTTGTAAAACTTTCACACtatgtttaaaatacatctctatatttctatatttcacTGTTAGTTGCATGACATCGTTGTGATCGTTTAATGGATTGACTGGAATGCCTGTGGCGTGTTTACATATTATCTTCAGAACAGTAGCtgtcatttaaatttattttttgtcattgatgtactgtgtactgtattgTCCTTGTTGCAAgattctctctcctctcttcccttctttcaACCCTTTTTAACCCTCAAATGGCAGTGTGAGCATGCCAGTAGTAGTGACTGGTCCACTGGCACAACCCTCCCTTGTTTGACAACTCCTTgatctgtcttgtctgtctgtgcagggTGGCTACTGAGTTATTTTAGTAGTCTGTTCTTACAGAGTTATTCATGCTATCTAATGTCATTTTAACTCACTAGTCTtagtcaaaaacacacaaaagtgcatgtttgcatttttagaTTCTAACATAGATTTTTTTCCCACCTAGATTTGTAGAACTATAAGTCTGTTGTTAAGAGTCATGttatgctttgttttgtgtggtTCTCATGACAGTTGCTGCCTGCTTAGAGGATACATACCACAAACAGTCACAGAGCACCACATACTCTACGAACATATTTAAGTTGCCCATAATGTCTCAAGTGTGAAATATCCTTTTCTTGCCATGGCGGAGTAATAACATAATATTAACCCAAAATAACCCACACTATTTTACAACCACAGTAATATTGTGAccaatttaataaatatatctttgGTTGTAAGactttattaatgttgttaataATGTTGCTGTATAAATGGCCAGAAAAGGAAAATTaagtacatgtttgtttttcctctaagATTAGTGTTAAGGGGAGAAAACAGTGAGTGGTATTGATAACTCATTGTCCTTTATTTTACCAGGTCCCCAAAGTCCTTGTGAGAGAACGGACTTGCGCATGGCCATTGTTGCAGATCACCTGGGACTCAGTTGGACTGGTAAGACAAATTATGTATTACGTTTTATCACAGTCCCTATTATACCTCACTATCTTCTTTGACAGTCTCAGCCCCAATCCCTGTTATTTACTGCCATCTTCAGGCTAAAAGAATACCTTACAAAGGGTCTAGTATATGCAGTCACAATATAAGCCATGAAGTAAGGAGCTTAAGATAacttaatgaaaaaaataatacaacaatcTCCCTGTTACACAGAAGCATTCACATCTAAAAATATTGATGAAGCAACTGAAGTTATAAGTTCATCACAGggttttaatcattttgaaacacagaaacattagaTTTAATCTTGGGtcagtttttgtatttgttctatAATTAAAGTGACTGACTTGCTATTTGTGTCCCACTGTAGAATTGGCTCGGGAGATGAACTTCACAGTGGATGAGATCAACCACATCAGACTAGAGAACCCCAACTCTCTGACAGCACAGAGCTTCATGCTCCTTAAGAAATGGGTCAGTCGGGAAGGGAAAAATGCCACAAGTAAGActatttttatatctttttgttctgtctctatGTCTCCTGTCCTTCGTTATGCTTTCTGTCTCCTTgtcttttcagtgtttcttcTCTTGAGTTGAAGTAAAAAAAGATCAACTTATGATAGCTCAAATTTTTTTCATAGGTATTTGTGTTCTTCTCTATCCCTCTCACTGCCTTATTGTCTGTTGCACATTTATCTTGCACCTGTTCAGAAATCCTGAAGTATCTGTCTGGACAAGcatgtgtttattgtttgttaatTTAAAGAGAATACCCAATTTTATCTAGATGTAATAATCATAttgctttaacattttaatatttttttatttaatatattttgctCTAATCAATAAAACACCTGGATAAACATTTTAGCTCAAAGTTTTTCAGGAGACTTTATaccttttttttgtcatgttctATTCCACAGCGGATGCCTTAACTACAGTGCTGACCAAAGTCAATCGGATGGATATTGTGACTTTACTGGAAGGCCCAATATTTGACTATGGTAACATTTCAGGCACGAGATGTTTTGCCGATGATAACGCTGTTTTCCGGGATCAGGCTGATGGTAAAGTTTAGCTTCGTCTAGCTGACCTCTTACCTCTCCCTGCTACCTTCTTTGTTGTGCCAATGCATGGATCACCTAGTCCTAGTGCAAATCTGTAGAGAACTTTATTTACAATCAAATTTGGATTTTGTTTGGACAACTGGTTTCTACCATTCCCCACATGCACTACTGAGTTCTGTCTTTTACAGTTAATTTGCTCTCGAAATGATAGTGACAATTTACTACTAAAGTTGAGCCATATTAATAAAGCAATTTACCACTTGCACAAACTTGAATCCGtttattttgaatgaattaCAATTTATGTCAAACGAGATCCTTCTCAGGGTGTATATTCATCCAATACTACAAAAGATCGAGTATCCAGTTGTCACAAATGAGCAAAATCCACTGTTAAAATCCCATTCTGAATGCATGTTGCAGACTACatgctgctttaaatgttttgcatttatgtCTGACTTAAGTAGGAATGCTATAACCCTGTAGAATCTGCTTTCctctgttgatttattttagttcTCCTAGTTCTCCTCCAGTTCCTCTGAGCCTTCCTTGGATTGATGAGAgaatctcttttctctgtgaaaCCAGActgcctcctcatcctcctcctgttcTTACTGCCTCCCATCACCCTTCTCACAGCAGAAACCACTGCTGATAACTGCACGACAACTCTTAACAAGTTAAGAGTCATGTGTTGTGTCCAAACGTGCCCTCCTTTTATCCATCTGTGCTTACCCCTCCACACATTCCTTAGTCATTCATCTTTGTGCAAACttgtttcacattaaacaatctttcaagtgtttttttctccagttcacttgtttgtttttgtctcttctgcATATATCGTTCCTCATCCCTTACCCATAGTTTGTGTGATTATCCCCTTAACTCCAAGAAGCACTGAGGCTGCGTTCATCCTGCAGACACCCTGCCCCTTTTTTCCAACGCCAACCCCAACACCCCCACCCACTCCTCTCACACCTTCTACAGTAGTTGACTGCCGTCCCTTTTCCTTGCGCCGCTCTTCAAGTTATGAGTCCTCCATTTCACTCAAAGACTTGGCACCTCCAGCTGCATTTGAACCATCGCAGTTCAACTtcttctcccctcctcctccatgttgCATCCCTCAGTTCCCAACTGCTGGCCCTTGTCAATCCTCTACTTTCCCTTTCTCACCCCACCCATCGTCCCCCATCCCCCTCATCACCTCACCTTTACCTTCCTCACCAGCTGCCAACTCTTCGTTACCTGTTCCTCCATCAGCTACATCTGTTCCATCCTCTCCCACCTCTGTCCCAACCTCTCCCATATTCACCATGCCTCTTCCAAACCCCTCACAACCTTTAGATCCATACACCTCATCTCTCACAGTACCAAGGTCTACCTCTGACCTGCCGTGCCATATTACTGCTCCCCTCAAAACTGCAACCTTAACTACCATTATCCCTTTTGGACCCTCCTCTGATTCCATACCTGTTTTACCCATCCCCTCCTCACCCTCAGGCAGGGCCTCTCCTTCTGTTATCACTTCTCCAAGCAGGGAGTCTTTAGTGAACCAGCTGGCCTCTTCCTACCACCCTGTTTCCCCACTCTCCTTGTCTACACTCCCTCCCATCTCTCCATCTGGGTCCCGTTGTCCTAGCCCCAGTCCTTCTTCCCCCCCTCTTCGCTCCTTGTCTCCCTGTCCTGCTTGTCAATGTACTTGTGcaccctccatctctccatctcccactcAAACCAGCATTGACCCTTCTACATTGGAAATATTGATTTAGCATGTCCCtatcctttttctttcttccttttcttctgttctgtccCACATCTCTCATCTGCCAGCTATCTCATGTGAACATGTAACAAAACACCCTGGCAAATTTTAATATCTTACACTCATCACATCCTACGCTACATGATTAATATGGCCTTAAGCCACTAATGTGTTCCACTTTCACTATTTTACTTCACCCAAATCTTAAATGAACACTCAGTAGCAGTAGTTTGTATGCTTACTGTTACtctgtttatatactgtatgaacatACTTCACTCTATATTgttaatatgttattattatttttacattttactattTGTGGTTGCCATATTACTGCCATCATCACCTAAGCTAGTGGTTGTCTGAATGCATGCTTTACACTTCCACTTCTGTGCCACTGTCCACATCATAAGGTGTatttgtcagtctgtgtgttttttgggggTATTACATTCTTTTGTGGCATGCTTTGGTGTGTACATATCTACATTTTTCATCCTGTCACCTACAGATTATCAGAGCATTCTAGCGGAGCTGCAGTCCCCTGCTGCACTGCACTCTGATCCTCACTTCCTGGAGCCTGAACTCCCCATCACCCCCAACCCTTCCCTTGCCCCCCAGCAACACCACCATTACCCAGAACCAGACACCCCATTGCTGGCTGAATCCCAGCCTCAGCCTATGCCCTGGAGCTTGGTGATAGAGTCTGGTAGTAGAGAGCCAGATAGCCCCCCTAGGAGCCCCCCAAAACCCTTTGAATTTAGCTTGTCTCTCCCAGCCTTTGAACTCTCTGATCCCGTTCCTTCCAAGGTCAGAAAGCCCCACATCGCACTTAACGATCAGCTGCTTTTGAgcgaggaggaggacaggagtTGTCATGAAATGGAGCCGAGCCACAAGCCCAAGTCACACTCCTTTCCCACAATGTGCGAGTTAGACATCGACATGGCTTACTCCACATCTTCCCCTTCGTTTTCATCAGTATCATCAATAACCCCTTCATCGCCTGACAGAGCACAAATGGGAGATGCAGTACTGCAGATTGATGCCCACAGTGGGGTAAAGGAGGAGGTAGGCTTGAAAGGATGTGAAAAAGAAGGGATGGAAGACATAGAGAAGGTTGCATCCGAGCAAATAGATGGGAATGGATTAGTGGAAAAGTGGGTAGAACAggatttgattaaaaatgtggaaacaaaatgtgaaatgataaCAAAAGATAGGTTTAAGATGGAAGAGAACAGTAACATTTTGGTGGAACAGAATGAGGGttctgcagaggaagagaaagatgTGTGGAATAAGCAGCACGTTCAAGATGTGAATAAGGGCACAGCTTGTGAGGTGGAGGAACTGACAGATGTTGAGAACCTGTCTGAAGAGCTGCATAATCTAAAAGAAATTGAGCATGAAGGGGACAAAGGTTATACCACGGTAGAAGCAGTGACTGTCAAAGAGGGTactgaggaaacaacagagGTACAAAAGGTTAATGTGGATAATGAGGAGGGGCTCAATGACAGAATGGACGGCACAGATGTTGTAGAACTGCAGTTTAAGGATGAAGAAGGGTTGTGTGGCAGTGAAGAAAATATTTGCAGGATATCAGAAGGCGACCAGACAGCTGAGCACCAGGACCAGGCTGCAGCTCGTCTCTCCCCTCAGGCCTGGGTCGAAGCGCTTGGGGAACTTCAGCCCAGTGAGTCTGGATCTAacgacgaagaggaggaggaagacggaGACAAAGAAACCACAGATGAGCCATTAGGATCTCTGttggaggaggtgaagaaagaggaaggctcagaggagaaggaggaggaggaagagatgacCAAGGCCAGGGTTCAGGAGATTCTTGATCAGGTcaaacaggcagaaaaagaCATGTGTTCACTTTCAGGTTGGCACAGTGATTCATCCAGCGTCAACGTGGAACCACCAACGCCGGGCCGCAGTGTCAGCTCAGACCTGCTTGACAGACGGGAAAGGTAAGAAATACTATACAGCTATAGTCTtcaaaatagatttaaaataagttttgttttgcaACTACAACTTTAAAGCTTTGTCTTTTACCCACCAGCCAAGAGAACTCAAGTGACTCCATCACTTCCTCATCTAGAGGCGAATCAGGGAGGTCCCGTCAGAATGGCGACAACTTGAAGCACTCACCTCAGGACGGCTCATCTGAGTCATCAAATGGCagaaaggaagagggaaaaCTCGTGTCTGAGAAAAAAGTTCAGGtaagaattaaataaaagttgaacATATAGGTCTCTTTATTCTTTGTAGTTATTAAATAACCACATTTAAcgattattttttttactgcagggTGAATATATCTGTTGTAAAAGCTGTGCTAAAGAAACATCAGCAATTTATTTCAGGTTTCAGGATTTCAGCTCCACATGGCGTTGAAGTGCATTAAAAGGCGTCAGAATGTCTCGACTAACTTGATGATGTTATAATACCTTCCTCAGCAGCGGGTTAGTGTAGATTCGGGTTCAGAGGAAGAACAGACTGTAACAACTAGAATCTTCAGACGGCGTCTCATTTTAAAGGTACCCTGAAAGCTTGGAGCAGAAGCCAGGCTGGGATTGGTTTTGGTTTGGGCTCATGTAGACTGGTCAGTTTGGTGTGCATCATATAGTCATCTCTCTTGGTGTACTGATAGCTCTACTCTCTTTGTGAGTGTGGATTTACATGTGCTTAGATTAGAGTGATGTGCACTACTGAGCCATTTACATTTCTTGGCTAAAGACTAACCTAGTGTTCAGCCTCTGTCTGGCTTGACAtgttctctcttcctctctcttgaGGTGTTGTTTTGGTGTGGTGTtggtcaaaaatgttttattatgtcagAATGTGTCTTGTGAGCTTTTCTTCATATGCTCACTGCAAACACTTGCAGGGAGAAGAAGCAAAAAATATCCCAGGCGAGTCCATGACAGAGGAACACTATATGGACCATGATGGTAACCTCGTCAGTAGAAAAGTAATGTATACCTTAATTTGCTCTGGAAACAATGAACTATTACAGGGAGGTGCCCCAGTGcttttataaaaacagacactgtcatatctttttttttcttttgtcgtCATTCCTCTGCCTCGGGCAGGTAATCAGGAAAGTTATTCGGCGGGTTTCTACTCCCACACCAGAAAACCAAAGAAGTGACAGGTGGCACAGAGACCTTCAGCAAAGTCCTGTTCTGCAGGAAGAGGTCGGCATGAAGAAACTCTCCAACTGTGTTCCTGGGTTTATATCTTATCAACAGTATCATGGGCGTTCTTATTCTCCtgtcaaaaaacatgatttccAAGAAAATAAGTGGTGGAAGGTTGATAGCTAATGCAAACATTAGACTTGAAGCTGCACTTgcatacaacaaaaacaagattgTATTTTATCTAAATGAGAAATGTGCATTAATGAGAACCCTCTTCAGTCTTGTGAGAATCACTGGTAGTTGCATCATTAGAAAGTAGCCAAGCATCATTCCATATTTAATAGAAATCCACTAGACAAAATATCTATAGAATATTTTTGTTGTAACCATTAGAACATAATGTCGAGAGTTCAAGTATTTTAGACCATTGTGTTTAAATAGGTTAAGaaatacatactgtaatgtCTAATAATACCACATATTAATTGTAGATACAGAAGATTTTACATATCACTGCTCTTTAGTGCAGTTTTAAGTCAAACAGTTATGAAGGTATCGTTTAGATACATTTATGCTGTCCTTCTGTGGTGTAGGTGAATTTCTAATTAACACTGTACTTGCTGGTTTGAGAACAGGCCTTATTATCTCTTTCCTGGGCAATAATACCAAAAACAGAGAATTTGAAGTGCAACCTTGCATGTTGTGTTTAGACACTGTCTGGTGTGTATTGTGTTTGCATAACAAAGGGGATGCTGACGATGCTCCTCCTAACCGTGTGGGTTTTAACTGATTCGTCACCAGTATTACTAATGGATGCTGTGACTCTGCTGTGAAAATACACTGTGCCTCCTTTATGTCCAGctctttatataataatatacactggagatcaaaattagagaacaatCTACAATTTCTGAAATGTCAAGGTCACTGCCTATTGAGCATTGAAGTGAAAGTCAAAGTTCACGTTTGTGATGACagcaagtttaatttatttgggtCCGTGTCACACAGCAGTTccttgaaactgaaaacattaattttgatcattgtgttttttgctaaataaatgttttttgttgacGTGCTTTagttattttgtaaaatacttCCTTCAAATGTTGAGCAATGAAGATGAGATTATTTATGAAAAATCAAGTGTTTAGAAattgttctctaattttgatcTCCAGTGCACATTTACTTCTTCCAGATGTCCAGTTGGTGTGTTGTTTGGGTGCTAATTATATTCACAACAATAACGTTGGTACTAACATTTCCCTTTAGGTTTCAGATTGGTGTTCCTAAAGTGTGTGCTTTGCTTTCTCTTTTGCTTCAGTTTTCTGATTAGGTTTGCCTATTTGGGGTAATAATACAAAGACTTAACTacgtttctgtgtttttgtttttgttttttttttcagcaaggAGAAGGGTCGAGGAATAGCAGGAGAAAGGATGAGAGAAGGTCGGGGGATAAAAAGCTCCACTCATAAGGATACTTGTGCTCTACCAGGTATGGTAGCTGTCATAAGGTTTCACTGTATCAGGATAGttcctttgtctttgttgtccatTTGAATGTATCAGTGCAACTCTGCATGTATCTGTAAATTGTCAtcctctctatctctgtgttgcatccatttccttttttctttcatttccaaattttcaaactgttcctttaatttaaaactcCCTAGATAGTTGCTGTGTGACACTATCTCACAGTGCACAGTGGAAAAGGCTGACTGATGTCTGAGCCTGGCAGCATTTCTGCACTGTGTTCACTGTGCGTTGTGAATAGGGAACAGTCACAAAGGCAACACTGCTGATGGGCAGTACACACCTCAGCATTATGTGGCCCCGCTGAGACCCAGTGCGCCTGTTTTTGTGAGCTAAATCCCCAACTCACAACAGCATTGTGGCATCCAGAAAGAGTCTGTCATCCCACCGGCCACCGTTAATCCCTTTTGCTGTTCTCCCTTATGTTATGTGTGGAGTGAATCACTCCATCTGTACAAAACAGACTTAGAAATAATATGGCACTGTTGTGAAGTCTAGCAAAGAGTTTCTATGGTAACATAGGTCACTATAACAACCCACAGACCTTGgtaaaatgttgtcatttagTTGGATCGCCCCAGTGGCAACAATGGTTGCAGCATCAATGGTTTGAGTCCAGCTGTGGACCTTTGCTGTatccccctcctcttcttccacatttcctctctgcctctcaacCTATGCCTAttaaataaaggcaaaaaaatcttttaaaaattcattttgTCATGCAAAGGGATGGAAGATCATGACAGTGCCTTTTTAAAGAGGTTCTCTCACAT contains these protein-coding regions:
- the LOC113158762 gene encoding ankyrin-3-like isoform X20 gives rise to the protein MSSHLTVVLVSDRSAAVVKAGGGAAVKELCVADRTESDMREKQKHCSRSAGFVDRRVIVHRSADRGEDAMTGDTDKYLRPQDLKELGDDSLPQEGYMGFSIGARSASLRSFSSDRSNTLNRSSFARDSMMIEEILAPTKDTHLAVTRDYSSECMRRYSWTPDTMDHSHNTVSSPIHSGFSSPLPQYDSRFLVSFMVDARGGSMRGSRHNGMRIIIPPRKCTAPTRITCRLAKRHKLAYPPPMVEGEGLVSRLVEVGPAGAQFLGPVIVEIPHFGSMRGKERELIVLRSDNGDTWKEHQSDVRPEDLTDLLTGMDEELDSPAELEKKRICRIVTSDFPQYFAVVSRIKQESNHMGPDGGVLSCSTVHMVQASFPQGALTKKIRVGLQAQPVPDDMVRAVLGNRATFSPIVTVEPRRRKFHKPITMTIPVPPRSAEGHPSGHRGDSAPCLRLLCSITGGTSPAQWEDITGTTPLSFVTDCVSFTTNVSARFWLADCHQIPETVSLASQLYRELICVPYLAKFVVFAKMNDAVEARLRCFCMTDDKVDKTLEQQENFEEVARSKDIEVLEGKPIHVDCYGNLSPLTKSGQQLVFNFYSFKENRLPFNVKIRDLGQEPCGRLSFLKEPKTTKGLPQMAICNLNITLPTHKKDMESDPDDETEKPERRHTFASLALRKRYSYLTDPAASPQSPCERTDLRMAIVADHLGLSWTELAREMNFTVDEINHIRLENPNSLTAQSFMLLKKWVSREGKNATTDALTTVLTKVNRMDIVTLLEGPIFDYGNISGTRCFADDNAVFRDQADDYQSILAELQSPAALHSDPHFLEPELPITPNPSLAPQQHHHYPEPDTPLLAESQPQPMPWSLVIESGSREPDSPPRSPPKPFEFSLSLPAFELSDPVPSKVRKPHIALNDQLLLSEEEDRSCHEMEPSHKPKSHSFPTMCELDIDMAYSTSSPSFSSVSSITPSSPDRAQMGDAVLQIDAHSGVKEEVGLKGCEKEGMEDIEKVASEQIDGNGLVEKWVEQDLIKNVETKCEMITKDRFKMEENSNILVEQNEGSAEEEKDVWNKQHVQDVNKGTACEVEELTDVENLSEELHNLKEIEHEGDKGYTTVEAVTVKEGTEETTEVQKVNVDNEEGLNDRMDGTDVVELQFKDEEGLCGSEENICRISEGDQTAEHQDQAAARLSPQAWVEALGELQPSESGSNDEEEEEDGDKETTDEPLGSLLEEVKKEEGSEEKEEEEEMTKARVQEILDQVKQAEKDMCSLSGWHSDSSSVNVEPPTPGRSVSSDLLDRRESQENSSDSITSSSRGESGRSRQNGDNLKHSPQDGSSESSNGRKEEGKLVSEKKVQQRVSVDSGSEEEQTVTTRIFRRRLILKGEEAKNIPGESMTEEHYMDHDGNLVSRKVIRKVIRRVSTPTPENQRSDRWHRDLQQSPVLQEEQGEGSRNSRRKDERRSGDKKLHS